From Tachypleus tridentatus isolate NWPU-2018 chromosome 8, ASM421037v1, whole genome shotgun sequence, a single genomic window includes:
- the LOC143223289 gene encoding transcription factor Jun-like has translation MAGLVMEATFYDEAPARHMSDIRMLKRNMTLDFDSVKSNSRQKFDPLLTSPDLKMLKLSTPELERFITQNGGVNSTSTPSQIFPKSVTEEQDQYARGFVEALNHLHQSTAPSAGNIVPQPVPTDSVPLPSVTAVSNSTCTMLPCQPPALTQPNVTLAVSDCMQPPALDPTLCATTSAQHYTINSNVGYPICRTATTTVATSGSYFSGIVKDEPQTVPSLGQSPPPMSPIDMQDQERIKLERKRLRNRIAASKCRRRKLERIAKLEDKVARMKGENSELGAIVNKLREQVASLKQQVLEHVNSGCQIMNSNVMCY, from the coding sequence ATGGCAGGTTTAGTAATGGAAGCGACTTTCTATGATGAAGCTCCCGCCCGCCACATGTCTGACATACGCATGTTGAAGAGAAATATGACGCTGGATTTTGACAGTGTGAAAAGTAATTCTCGTCAAAAGTTTGATCCTCTTCTGACTTCGCCTGATTTAAAAATGTTGAAACTGAGTACACCAGAACTAGAGCGTTTTATTACACAAAATGGAGGAGTGAATTCGACTTCAACTCCTTCTCAGATTTTCCCCAAATCTGTTACCGAAGAACAAGATCAGTATGCTCGGGGTTTTGTGGAAGCTCTCAACCATTTACATCAGTCTACAGCTCCTAGTGCAGGCAACATTGTCCCACAACCAGTACCCACAGATTCTGTGCCCCTTCCATCGGTTACGGCTGTAAGCAATAGCACGTGCACCATGTTACCATGTCAGCCACCTGCACTGACCCAACCTAACGTTACTTTAGCAGTCTCTGACTGTATGCAGCCACCAGCTTTAGACCCCACCCTTTGTGCCACAACAAGCGCCCAACATTATACAATAAATTCGAACGTTGGTTACCCGATTTGCCGGACGGCAACAACGACCGTAGCAACGAGCGGTAGCTACTTTTCGGGCATAGTGAAAGACGAGCCCCAGACAGTGCCTAGCCTTGGCCAATCTCCACCGCCAATGTCACCTATCGACATGCAAGACCAAGAGAGAATTAAATTGGAAAGAAAAAGACTTCGTAATCGTATTGCAGCTAGTAAATGCCGTCGTCGCAAGTTGGAAAGAATCGCAAAATTGGAAGATAAAGTTGCAAGGATGAAAGGCGAAAATAGTGAATTAGGAGCAATAGTAAACAAACTTCGAGAACAAGTCGCTTCTCTTAAGCAGCAAGTGCTGGAGCATGTTAATAGTGGCTGTCAAATTAtgaacagtaacgtgatgtgctATTAA